The Henningerozyma blattae CBS 6284 chromosome 9, complete genome DNA segment TGTCATTATTGATGAGGCACACGAACGAACGTTAAATACAGATGTGTTACTTGGGTTATTTAAACAGTTACTTTCTAGACGAATggatataaaaattattataacgTCAGCTACTATCAATGCAGATAAATTTTCTGAATTTTTTGGTGGTGCACCTCAATTTAAAATCCCAGGTAGAACTTATCCTGTTGAGTTAATATATTCGAAACATCCAGTAAGTGATTATGTAGAAGCAGCGGTATCAACAGCAATGCAAATACATATGTCATCGCCTGTCAATAGTGGtgatattttaatctttATGACTGGTCAGGAAGATATTGAAACAACAGCCTCTGAAATTAGATCAAAACTATTAGAAGTTTATTCCAAAAAGTACCAAATAACTAGACATGATGAAATAAATGATGTAGAAGTTTTCCCAATTTATTCTGCTCTGCCAGCAGATATTCaatctaaaatatttattaattttgaaggtaaaaagagaaaaatcattattgCAACAAACATTGCTGAAACATCTTTAACTATTGATGGTATAAGATATGTAATTGATACTGGATATTCgaaattaaaagtttataaTCCTCGAATTGGGCTGGATAGTTTAGTTGTAACGCCTATTGCTGTTGCAAATGCAAACCAAAGATCAGGTAGAGCAGGCCGTACGGCAGCAGGGACAGCATATAGATTATATACTGAAGGGACACTAGCTGAAGATATGTATATTCAGCCAGTACCAGAAATTCAAAGGAccaatttatcaaatattactttattattgaaatctTTGGAGATCAATGATATTCTGAAATTTCCATTTCTTGATAAACCTCCAACACAATCAtttatttcatcattatatGAGCTTTGGTTTATCGGTGCTCTTTCAAACAAGGGTGAGCTAACGACATTGGGGAAAGCGATGACAAAATTCCCTTTACAACCAACCTTGGCTAAAATTTTACTACTTTCATCAAAAAATGGTTGTAGTGAAGAAATGTTAACAATTGTCTCAATGCTTTCGATTCCACAAGTATTTTACAGGCCTAAGGAAAGAGAAACCGAGAGTGATAAAGCTCGTATgagatttttcattaacGAATCAGATCATCtaactttattaaatgtCTATTCGCAATGGAAAGCTAATAAATTCTCAAAAATTTGGTGCACAAGGAACTTTTTACAGTATAAATCTTTGAAAAGGGTTCATGAGATTAGAGCACAATTGAAACAGTTGAtggatattaataaaataccTGTTGTTTCGTCAGGTAAGGATTGGGATATAATTCGTAAGACAATTTGTAGTGGTTTTTCTCACCAATCAGCTAAATTAGTTGGATTGGGGAAATACATTCAGTTAAGAACCGGTATGGAAGTCAAATTACATCCAACAAGTTCATTATATGGTTTGGGGAATTTGCCAAAATATGTTGTTTATAacgaattattaatgacTGGAAATCAATATATATGCTGTGTTACTACTGTTGATCCATTCTGGTTGATGGACTACGGTAGTTTATTATTCGATATTAAACGGGTTAAGGAAATTAATGACCAATATTCtgcaaatatatttcattcATATGGCTATGATGATTCGAGTgatgataaaaaagaaattgatctaattgaaaaaaaattacagaaattaataaaaagaaggaaaaaatGATTGAAAAGATTCTAACAGATATTGGCGATACTTCTGACAATTTTAGTACTAGTTCATTGTCTAAAAAGAGGAAGAATAATAGGGGCAGTTATGTCCACATTGGCTTCAGAAAGAGAAGGCCATTCTAGAGGAAAACTTTAAACTAGATTAAATGCAAATACAATCAGTTGCAGAAACATTTTAACTGACAACATTTTACATGATTTTTGTTTCTTAGTTTTATAGACCGAGCTATATAATGCAAATTAAACTAAATAGACTTGATTATATAAACTATAATCATATTgttaaagaatattatcTATGCAGTGCAATAAACAGTATTAATTGGAATGCCTATGTTCTTCTGATACTGCTccatttttattgattgtCCTATTTGGAGTACTAGTTTTTTATACCACTATCAGGTTGAATATTGGTTACAGCTACATAAGAAGAACTCTGCTATTTTCTGGAGTCAATTGTATCTGTAAGTGGTATTAAGGAAAGATCCCCTGATGGTTTAACAGTATTATCGTTGCAATTATCTGTAGTAATAAATTCAGGAGTTGTAGTAGCTGTATCTGTTGTAGTTGTGATTGCAGATgaatcttcattatcagTGTCTGTAAGgaaaaactttttttattataagaTGAAtaagtaatatttttatgcATTAGAATCGTTGTGATTGAGTTTTCTTGGTCTATGGAAGAAACTTTTTTATCTTCAGGGGTCATCGAGGTTGGTGAAGGACTTGACTCATATTTCACGAAATCTGGCGGCAAGGAAGGTTTTAATATTGATGCCAAGGAGTTGtctatttcaaattctttgtTATTTGTATCTAGGTcagaatttatatttgaaatatcatttgGAATAATAGAACGATTTTTTGTTGGTGATatctttgaaattgaattaagGTAATGACTCTTTGAATTTGGTGATGAAGTTGTAGAGTTTATGTGGCGAGTAACAAATGATTTTGGTTCTAACGTTGTAGTATTTTGGTTTAAATGAGAAGCACTTTTCCTTCTCCTAATATTggatatatttgaaaagacATTATTCCTTATATTCTTATCAAAGTTACggatattattaatgttaCTATCgttatttggaaaataatgacTAAacgaatttgaaatatgatACGATGGAGCGATAACTTTATTGTGAGGATGTGAGTGTTTCCCGTGATGGTTATGCTTTTTCAAGTGAGAATGAGGAAATAAATTGTTTGGCTTATAAGATGATGGATGAATGATAGGTGTagtagaagaagaagaagaagaagataatGAAGCTAACTGATTGTATTCTATTGTATTACTTATGATATGAAATGACGGCTGTTTTACACGTGGGTGGGTGTGTATGTCATTTAATTGCGGATAAGTTTGAACAGTTTGATTCGTCTCTAAggaatttgaagaaatacTTGAAGTTGAAGACGAAGAATTTTGTAATGAGAAATGAGATTTTCTATTGTTCGTAGGTATTGTTGAATTAATAGGGTTATTACTGTTATGATTGTGTTTATgattatgatgatgattattatttataatgatattaatgttaaaattttgatttgtaTTGACgtttggaatattttcaaaattattgtcattattattaatattagaattttcatTGTCCAAATTTGACCGGGCTGAATATTCAGATTTACGAcgatttttataaatatcgTTTTTCATCAAGAAATGACTTGCTAAAGCTGTGAAGTTTGTATTTGGATAACAATTTGCATTAACACTAGTTGATCTCTTACACTCGTGATGTTTTAATAGAGATATTGAGATTGAAGAATcttcatttattaaatcatcTCGTAATACAGCAGGAGTTGTTTCTTTCTCTTTAATtgtttcatcatcatcattaggGTCTACATGAGAATTcacttttgaaaaataatttgaattccaattataattaaattgaaCTTTATTGCTAGTGTTGGCggtagtattattatttgtatttgtgtttgtatttaataaattgaattctgagaattttacaattggatttgaatttattgaagAGGACACAATAATTTTCCCCTTTAAGAAAGCTATTGCCTTGTCAAGAGCAAACTCTTGTGAACAatgatttttaataattgaaactTTGGGCCAAGTGGCTCTTGCACCATTTGTAACTTCTCttaaaagaatttcatTAGTTGGATTTGCTAATAACTGTGTCATGTTAAGCGGTGATCTTAGATCTGGTAAAATGGTTATATCTCCTGAATACTGTTGTGATAGGATGGATCTTAATTTGATTAGTaaatttttacaaaatcCAAGTTCATAgattatatcaaaataatgaacAATTTCTCTAGACATAAAATCAcaaatttttgataaattagaCTTTAATCTTGCACtaaattcatcttcaacaTTACCACCAACACatgataaagataattttaaaaacgGATAAACGTGGATATTAACCTGACATGCAATGATATGATCGATATTAAACATTTCTGATAGTCTGGAAATTGGTAAATCATTTTCCATGGAGCCATCTACAAATTTAGCAGAAAATGCAGTACCACCATCCCAGATCTTAGTTTCATTGGTAATTGGATCCTTTTCATAAAGGGGACTTGGTGGGAAAATAGTGGGTAAAGCACATGATGCACAGACTGCAGACCAAATTAAAACATTGGGAGAagtcaaattatttaataatcttgGTTGTTCAAAGATAGATGCTGGGGATACTGTGATGTTTAATATTCTACCTGTTCTATTATAAGCTTCTCTAAAAGTTAAATCACCCAAAAATTCAATCATCGTATTGATTAAtggtttattattgaaCCAAGTCccatttttgaaaaaccttgcaattttaattaataaattttcactTTTTGTCTTGTCAGAATCATCATTGAAAAGGTTAAAATCCTTGGATAATATGTCTTCCATTAAGTGAGGtaattcattcaaatttcttgtacaaataatacttgCTACAATGGCACCTGCACTGGAACCACAAATGACTCTTGGTAAAAGATCCAATTCGAAAAAAGTTGTCAAGACACCGATATGGAATAACCCATAAGTGCCACCTCcacttaataataatgcagTTCTGCCGATATTTTTCCTTGTTTGTTGTAATATCGATAATAAATAGTAGTCATTGATATGAGAATGATTAACCAAAGCCTCTAATGAAAGATTCGATTCTTCAATATACTTTTCTATCAAATCTTTGGTACCTAAATGACAATTTCTATACAAATTGACATCACCCAAGTTACCTAAATTTCTTGTCCAATTAAGTCTAATCAAATATAACAATTCATCATATTTCCCCGTGAGTCTTAAATTTCTCATTTGTAAATAGATGGATTCAATCAATTGATAATCGTATAGAGGAGATTTTTTAACGGATTTccaatttgaattattttgtaaatcgTCTAATTCTAAGGAGATTGATTTCCAATGATTGAAAGaatttgcattttttttatcaatcaatttagatttaatttttttccttaaTTTCCTATTTTCCTGGAACgtttgaattatttgattacCATCtatcaaattgaaaatgaaaaaataaaccaTCAATATTCGTTGAAATGCATAGATAACGGTTGATATGATATAAGAATACAATTTCTTATCAGGTTTATCGGCAGGTTTATCGGCAGGTTTATTGGCATCTggattgttttttttaaacttgAAAAGACCCAATGAAAAAAGCTTCTTGTGTTTTTTCTtgggtatttttttttctatttccaGATTTTCATAATACTTTTCTATTAAAGATTGTGTGATAGACAAACGATCAATACCATTAGACATATAGCATACGACAAAAAAAGTGGTGATGTTACTTTTGgttttgtaataataattcttgttctaagttgtatatttttgtatttgttaCTTCTGTAAATTTCGTAACTTTAGTGTTTTGTAGAAATTCGGTTTGGCAATTGCTATcctaattattttttgtattgGATAATTGCCCTGAATTAAAAAGAGTAATAAAGATTTTCTATCAATGTAGATCTCAAAGTTCTAGCGTGTATTTCCTAATTGAGAAAATGACAATTTTCATACCAGAAACATGTGGAGAAAGAATATGTATTCAAGAATGTGAATGGCTACAGAATGCCCCATGAAATTCCTCCTtcctatatatatatatatatataagagCCGCGATGGCTCATTGCCAAGCTTGTTGGGCCTGTTGAGGTCTATCACGGAAAGTCACCGGCCGGAATTTGTCGgccaatttcaaaaaattgttgGGGTACTTTCCCTATTAGGCAGATATCCCTGCGGGTGGACATTCCTGATCAAAAGGGGAAAAGTCCATTGCAAATAGGGAAGAAATTTTTGTAGTGTGCTACAAAACTGGAAAATACTCCggtattaaaaaataaattggtTGGTGCACGGGTGTACTTGTCACGTGCAAATATGTAATCACGTGCTTTTCACACCACCTAACCTCAAGAATGTTATAATGCCGGTGCACGGAGGCAAGCTCCCACATTCAGGCACGCCCAGCATGACTCGTCAGggtttttcaaaataacaAGCggaaaacaaaaacaaaccagaaaaacaaaacaaaaacaagCCAGCACCCAGCAATGCTCATCAAACGATGTCCGCTGTGAGGTTACTCCTGCAGCATCTTCTATGTAGTGGCCCAATCGGGTCCCATGTTGTTTGTATTGCGCCTGCCTTGCAGTGACGTCTTACCTTACCCTTTTTTTGCAAATTTCTTTTGTCatctatttatatatattcttcatagttgttgttgtacttttattttattttatatttttttattctattatcATGTTAGCTATCAATACCTGGATCTTGTcttgaaaaagatattatcaTAGATACCTATATCATTCTATCTTTACAGATTGGTAGACTTACACCCTTTGGCAAAGGACCTTTTGACAAACACTTTCGGCAAAATACCCTTTGGAAAGCTATCTTTGGCAAATATAACCAGATTTATCGGATAACTTTTAAAGCCAccttttgaaataatacctttaatatatatccATTTGGTAAaccaattacaaaaataaataccCTAATACCCAattgtataataaattaatgatgGAAAAAAAGATGGACCAAGACCCTATTACATCAGATACAGAAGAGAGCTCCGCCACCATAAACGTTCATGCCAGTACTATATCCTCTTCTGTCTCAGATCCTGCTACACAAAACGATACTAACTTACCTGCTGAAAAGGCAACCAGTTCGGTAAAAGCTATCACTGCAACcttaaattcaaataccCCTTCGTTGTTGCCTGCCGCATCTGTTCCTAAAGCTCAAACATCTAGTCTGCCTTCCACCAACGATCCGTCAAAAGAAACGGTAAAGGACCCAGGAAAAACTACCACCCCTTCTACAAGTCCCAAGACTAGTGATAATGTTTCTCCACTATCTGGCACTTCTAATCAATCCATCGTTCATAAAGAAAGACCAATTAGAGACATTTCCAATGCTTTGAAGAGAAGGCTATCATTTGCATTGCATAAGATGCAAGATGATGAATCTTTGAATTCAAATCCCAATGCAAATGCATCCAGTTCCACCTCTGCATCTACAGTTCTTCCTCATGAGATACCAACATCTCCTTCCAACAGCCATTTACATGTCTTTCAATCCCCACAAACTTCTCCAAATTCTCCATTgagaatattttctaatgtTTCAAGTCCTCTTATAAGTAATAAAAACCATCCTGGTCATTTCTCAGGATCAGTATCAAGTGATCATCATTTGGCTTCTCCAACTACTCATAATTTTCAACACCATTCTCAATTGACTCATTCTCAATCAATACCGATATCACTGActttaaatcattatagAAACCTATATCCAAATTCCGTGAATCATCCGTCTTCAACTTCAAAAACTTATAATCGTCAATATATttctgatgatgaagatttggaaaataattcttcagcACATGCTGCATTTATAAAAGCTTTGGGGAATAAATTTAGTTCTTCCCCTattcaatttcaaagaCCAATCTCCCCAAGAAATAGTCTACTAAAACATCAAGCGCCATGCCAATCTCAATCTAAATCTAAATCAACTAAACTGCCCCCACTCATTAATACTCAATCAAACGAATCTCAAGAAACTCCTACCACTAAATCAAGTTTAGATTCAACCACTTCCACCACTTCTTccaaaaattcttcaatcCAATCTCCAAAACATGAACAAGATGCTGTAAGAACTTTAATATCGATGGCTACATCTTCAAACCCATCAACACCGACAAAAACCACTTCTAATGATAGTTTAAATACTTCGGCAACTTCAACTACAACCGTATCTGCTAACACCAGCACACAAACTACGTCTGGCAATAAGCCTTCAAACACTCCAAAAGtgaatgataataatgtgCCTGCATCTAATGAAAGTACAGAATCTGATGAAGATCTTTAAATtgtaacaataacaatggGTGTGatttatagaaaaaatcaaaatatatataatttcatCACACAAtgtaatactaataataacgaATGAACTTATCGCAa contains these protein-coding regions:
- the PRP16 gene encoding DEAH-box RNA helicase PRP16 (similar to Saccharomyces cerevisiae PRP16 (YKR086W); ancestral locus Anc_5.683), whose translation is MDSYSDDLSLQTLIQEHTRSNVTVNFVKTLRRLAQNNKDSQENFLKGCQALGKFFNQDKFLIDLHFKLIRNESSSRIHGSTGQTNITGTNHILQPQHTKKKIKLRKPIHYDDDENVDDYNTDLLNSNNSKLDPLSDRKSKPESNNDGKSNGMDNSNQARPKVTLQKISKSKALEHNTYSSVPPSKENILKINEQRWSNELDKSELSQPKSNINTSSSGGISAHHILEGYSSEENDFSSQNEPEFYSDEELLAEDREWYDHDDDYGNPIYANQELNGHFNLPSENTSNNKMVLDSVDENIQIMTTPLNKRKDLLPWFLKNYAIEHNIENAAIIGSLSHSNNDGLIDPYRKPNGLFAVNARKGSYLVSNHRRLHERNEIQKESTNIVGTMLGNILGAEEQNHDDKNRNQRTEDDVTYTNKNDIKRLRESLPVYNVRSPLLQVIRENQVCVIIGETGSGKTTQLAQYLYEEGFCMSGKQIICTQPRRVAAMSVAKRVAQEMGVELGDKVGYVIRFEDKTSRNTQIKFMTDGILLRESLLDKNLDKYSCVIIDEAHERTLNTDVLLGLFKQLLSRRMDIKIIITSATINADKFSEFFGGAPQFKIPGRTYPVELIYSKHPVSDYVEAAVSTAMQIHMSSPVNSGDILIFMTGQEDIETTASEIRSKLLEVYSKKYQITRHDEINDVEVFPIYSALPADIQSKIFINFEGKKRKIIIATNIAETSLTIDGIRYVIDTGYSKLKVYNPRIGLDSLVVTPIAVANANQRSGRAGRTAAGTAYRLYTEGTLAEDMYIQPVPEIQRTNLSNITLLLKSLEINDILKFPFLDKPPTQSFISSLYELWFIGALSNKGELTTLGKAMTKFPLQPTLAKILLLSSKNGCSEEMLTIVSMLSIPQVFYRPKERETESDKARMRFFINESDHLTLLNVYSQWKANKFSKIWCTRNFLQYKSLKRVHEIRAQLKQLMDINKIPVVSSGKDWDIIRKTICSGFSHQSAKLVGLGKYIQLRTGMEVKLHPTSSLYGLGNLPKYVVYNELLMTGNQYICCVTTVDPFWLMDYGSLLFDIKRVKEINDQYSANIFHSYGYDDSSDDKKEIDLIEKKLQKLIKRRKK
- the TBLA0I01620 gene encoding uncharacterized protein (similar to Saccharomyces cerevisiae TGL4 (YKR089C) and TGL5 (YOR081C); ancestral locus Anc_5.690); translated protein: MSNGIDRLSITQSLIEKYYENLEIEKKIPKKKHKKLFSLGLFKFKKNNPDANKPADKPADKPDKKLYSYIISTVIYAFQRILMVYFFIFNLIDGNQIIQTFQENRKLRKKIKSKLIDKKNANSFNHWKSISLELDDLQNNSNWKSVKKSPLYDYQLIESIYLQMRNLRLTGKYDELLYLIRLNWTRNLGNLGDVNLYRNCHLGTKDLIEKYIEESNLSLEALVNHSHINDYYLLSILQQTRKNIGRTALLLSGGGTYGLFHIGVLTTFFELDLLPRVICGSSAGAIVASIICTRNLNELPHLMEDILSKDFNLFNDDSDKTKSENLLIKIARFFKNGTWFNNKPLINTMIEFLGDLTFREAYNRTGRILNITVSPASIFEQPRLLNNLTSPNVLIWSAVCASCALPTIFPPSPLYEKDPITNETKIWDGGTAFSAKFVDGSMENDLPISRLSEMFNIDHIIACQVNIHVYPFLKLSLSCVGGNVEDEFSARLKSNLSKICDFMSREIVHYFDIIYELGFCKNLLIKLRSILSQQYSGDITILPDLRSPLNMTQLLANPTNEILLREVTNGARATWPKVSIIKNHCSQEFALDKAIAFLKGKIIVSSSINSNPIVKFSEFNLLNTNTNTNNNTTANTSNKVQFNYNWNSNYFSKVNSHVDPNDDDETIKEKETTPAVLRDDLINEDSSISISLLKHHECKRSTSVNANCYPNTNFTALASHFLMKNDIYKNRRKSEYSARSNLDNENSNINNNDNNFENIPNVNTNQNFNINIIINNNHHHNHKHNHNSNNPINSTIPTNNRKSHFSLQNSSSSTSSISSNSLETNQTVQTYPQLNDIHTHPRVKQPSFHIISNTIEYNQLASLSSSSSSSTTPIIHPSSYKPNNLFPHSHLKKHNHHGKHSHPHNKVIAPSYHISNSFSHYFPNNDSNINNIRNFDKNIRNNVFSNISNIRRRKSASHLNQNTTTLEPKSFVTRHINSTTSSPNSKSHYLNSISKISPTKNRSIIPNDISNINSDLDTNNKEFEIDNSLASILKPSLPPDFVKYESSPSPTSMTPEDKKVSSIDQENSITTILMHKNITYSSYNKKSFSLQTLIMKIHLQSQLQQIQLLQLLNLLLQIIATIILLNHQGIFP
- the TBLA0I01630 gene encoding uncharacterized protein (similar to Saccharomyces cerevisiae SRL3 (YKR091W) and WHI5 (YOR083W); ancestral locus Anc_5.692) — encoded protein: MMEKKMDQDPITSDTEESSATINVHASTISSSVSDPATQNDTNLPAEKATSSVKAITATLNSNTPSLLPAASVPKAQTSSLPSTNDPSKETVKDPGKTTTPSTSPKTSDNVSPLSGTSNQSIVHKERPIRDISNALKRRLSFALHKMQDDESLNSNPNANASSSTSASTVLPHEIPTSPSNSHLHVFQSPQTSPNSPLRIFSNVSSPLISNKNHPGHFSGSVSSDHHLASPTTHNFQHHSQLTHSQSIPISLTLNHYRNLYPNSVNHPSSTSKTYNRQYISDDEDLENNSSAHAAFIKALGNKFSSSPIQFQRPISPRNSLLKHQAPCQSQSKSKSTKLPPLINTQSNESQETPTTKSSLDSTTSTTSSKNSSIQSPKHEQDAVRTLISMATSSNPSTPTKTTSNDSLNTSATSTTTVSANTSTQTTSGNKPSNTPKVNDNNVPASNESTESDEDL